The Syntrophobotulus glycolicus DSM 8271 DNA window ATGTCAAGAATACTCTGGTTAAGGTCAAAGGCATTGTAGCTGAATGGCAGGGCAGAAAACAAATCAAGGTTGAAAAAATGCGGGCAGCAAATGAACAGGATGGTGTGAATATTGGGGATTTTGTGCCGATCGCGCCGTGGGATCCTCAAGACATGTATAAAGAGCTTCACGAGTACACGATGAAGATAGGCCATACCGGAATAAGGGACCTTGTTCAATTTATTATTTGTGAATCAGGAGAGAGAATATTAACTTTCCCGGCAGCCATGCAAAACCATCATTCGGTGAGATCCGGTCTCCTCTACCATACTCTTACTATGCTCAGGGCGGGGGAAAAATTGCTGGAAGTTTATGATTTCTTGAACAAGGATTTGCTCCTTGCCGGTATTATCCTGCATGATATTGCCAAGTTGGATGAAATAAACGCCAATCCTTTAGGCATTGCATCCGACTATACCATGGAAGGTCAGCTTTTAGGCCATATTATCCAAGGTGTCAAGAGGATAAATCAGGCCGCCCGGAATACCAATCTTGATGCGAGGACTGCGGCACTTCTTGAGCATATGGTTTTAGCCCATCATTATGAACCGGAGTTTGGGAGCCCGAAAAGGCCTATGATCCCAGAGGCCGAAATATTGCATTATCTGGATATTATTGATGCCAGGATGTTCGATATGAAGAAAGCGCTTGAGCAAGTGGAGGAGGGAGAATTTACCGAAAAAATATGGACCTTAAATAACAGGAAGCTTTATAAGCCGCAGCATGCCCTTGTGCAGGCCGACGATCAGGAACAGGAAGAATAGATAGAACAAAAGAATGAAGAGAACAAGGAAAATAGAAAGAAAAAAGAGAGATTGACAAAATAGATTGACAGAGAGCTCTGAAGTTGTGTATACTATTAAAGCCAAGTAGAAGCCATCCGCTTCTCACCTCATGGCGGCAGCTTTATGAGGTAAGTGGGTTTTTGCTCATTATTGTAGTAAGGAAGACGGGTGGAAGTCCGTCTTTTTATTTTTGCATTTGGCAATTAAATTCGGGGGTGATTTCTTATCAGTAAGGATCTGCGGATTAATGATGAAATCCGGGCTCGGGATGTTCGATTAGTCAGTGAAGAAGGCGAACAGCTCGGGATAGTATCAATCAAAGAGGCTATGCAAATTGCCGGGGAAAAGGAATTGGATCTGGTTGAGATTGCGCCGACAGCCAAGCCACCGGTTTGTAAGCTGATGGATTATGGCAAATATAAATATGAGCAGGCGAAGAAAGATAAAGAAACGCGCAAAAAACAAAAAATTGTTGAGATCAAAGAAGTAAAATTACGGCCGAATATCGAAACGCATGATTTTGAGACAAAGGCCCGCAATGCGCAGCGTTTCTTACAGGATGGGGATAAGGTAAAAGTAACCATTATGTTCCGGGGAAGAGAAATCATGCATCCGGAACAGGGACGGGTTCTTTGTATCCGTCTGGCTGAATTTGTGGGAACGGATTCAACAATTGAACGTGAACCAAAAGTTGAGGGTCGAAACATGGTGATGATTCTGACCCCCACGAATACAAAGCATGACTAATATTGAGAAGGGGGTTTTCCAATGCCAAAAATGAAAACACATCGTGGTGCTGCCAAACGGTTCAAAAAGACCGGAACAGGCAAAATTGTGCGAGCCCACGCCTATAAAAGACATATTCTTGAGAAAAAGTCGCCAAAACGCAAGCGTAATCTGCGCAAATCAACAATTATGCATAAGACTGATGCCAAAAGAATTGAGCGCATGATCGCTTATCTGTAAGAACAGTGAATTATTACCACAAGGAGGTCTTCAACTATGGCCCGAGTAAAAAGAGGCGTAAGGGCGCATCAGCGTCATAAAAAAATATTGAAACTGGCCAGAGGATATAGAGGCAGAAAAAGCAAGCTCTTTAAGATGGCTAAACAACAGGTTGTCAAATCCATGGCCTATTCGTTTATTCACCGCAAACAGAGGAGACGCGATTTCCGCAGACTTTGGATTGCCAGAATTAATGCGGCTTCCCGTATGAATGACATTTCCTACAGCCGTTTGATGTACGGTCTTAAACAGGCCGGAGTCTTTGTGAACCGCAAGATGCTGGCTGATTTAGCAATCAATGATCCGGGGGCATTTACCAGCCTTTGTGATCTTGCCAAAGGTAAGCTGAATGAAGGGCCTGCTGTTCAGGCAAATGCCTAAGCTTTGATCCAATAGCGGAAAATTAAAATACGAAGAACAGAGTTCGATTTCTTTATGCAAGTATCGGACTCTTCTCGTATCCGGGGGGGATTCCGATGATCACTTCGGTGCGAAATGAACAGGTTAAACATATTGTATCCTTACATCAAACCAAAGGAAGAAAAACATCCCAACAATTTTTCGCTGAAGGGCGGAGATTTGTTGGTGAGGCATTAATGCGCAGCAAAAGGATAGAAAAGATATTCTATTGTCCGGCCAAAGGAAGTACATGGGAAAGAGAAAAGTTGGAAGAACTGATTTTAGAGGCGGGAAAATTGAGGATTCCGGCTGAAGAGGTTTCTGAGGACGTGATGAAAAGAATATCGGCCACAGAAGAACCGCAGGGGATTCTGGCCTTAATCAATCAGGAAGAATACTCGTGGGACGATATTCAGATTGAGCCGGATACCATACTGTTAATACTTGACGGTATTCGTGATCCGGGAAATTTGGGGACGATCCTCCGCGCTTCTCTGGCTGCCGGGGTGAAGAATGTTGTGCTGACACGAGGAACAGTGGATTATTATAATCCCAAAGTCCTGCGCAGCAGTATGGGAGCGGTTTTTTCCATGTGCATTCTCCAGGAAATAGAGAGGCCGGACATTTGGGCTTTCTGTCGCCAAAATCATTTAAACCTGGTTGTTTCTGCCTTGGAGGGCCAGTCTGTTTATCGTCAGAAAATGGATCAAAGCCTCCCTCTGGCTTTAGTTATCGGAAGTGAAGCCAATGGAGTAGCTCCGGAATTTTCGGAAATCTCCCCCAAAAAGATCATGATCCCCATGCAAAATAATGTGGAATCATTAAATGCAGCCTTAGCGGCAGGGATCCTTTTATTTGAGATCCGGCGGCAGGCCGATTTCTTGAAAAACACCAAATGAAATGATATAATGCAGGCAGTTGGATAAAGGAAGCGGCATTTGGAACCGGCCATGAAAGGTGGGTCTGACGATGACGACAGAAGAATGGTTCTGGAAAGCCTTTAAGGCCACCGGTTCTCCCGAATTGTTTCTGATCTACAATGTTCAGAGTAAAAAAAGAATAAGTCAAAGATGCGATGAACAGGAAAAAAGGAGTACCGGTCTTTAAGGGAGGTTGACCATGACTGAGAGTCGGCCAGACGGGAATCCTCCTCGCAAGAGGATGAATTTCACACTTGGGAGCATTGTTCGGCGGCCTGCCGTTAAAAGGCCTCAAGAGCGGCTTTTGCCGAATAAGGGTGGTACCGCGGGAAATTACTCTCGTCCCTGGCTGGGATGGGAGTTTTTATTTTTGTTTCGTTCAGTGAAAGGATGAAAAGTATGCGGGAAGAAATTAAAAAGATTAAAGAAGAATCATTGACATTAATACAGAGCGGTTTGACAAGGGACGAGTTGCAGGAGCTTAAAGTCAAAGTGATGGGAAAAAAAGGCTCCCTGACGGCATTGTTAAAACAACTGGGCAGTTTAAGCTCTGAAGAAAGACCGCTTGTCGGCCAAATCATCAATGAAGTCAGAGCGAGTTTGGAACAGGCTTGGGATGAAAAGATGAAAGAGCTGGAAGAGCAAGCCTTGTTAAAGAGGCTTGAGGAAGAATTTTTGGATATTACACTTCCCGGAATAATGATGCCGAGAGGGCATCAGCATCCGCTGACCAAAGTGATTGAGGAAATTGAAGATATTTTTATCGGAATGGGCTTTCAGATTGCGGAGGGGCCGGAGATTGAAACTGATTATTATAACTTTGAAGCGTTAAACCTGCCGAAGGACCATCCGGCCCGTGATATGCAGGATACTTTCTTCATTACAGAAGAGATCTTGTTAAGAACGCAGACCTCCCCTGTTCAGATCAGAACAATGGAAAAGCTTTGTCCCGGTCTTCCGGTCAAAATCATTGCTCCGGGTAAAGTTTTCCGCAATGATGATGATGCCACACATTCACCGATGTTTCATCAAGTCGAAGGGCTGCTTGTGGACAGGGGAGTCCGGATGTCCGACCTGAAGGGGATATTACTGACTT harbors:
- a CDS encoding 3'-5' exoribonuclease YhaM family protein, translated to MWERKLSDYKVGESFMAFFLIRKAESKTTAAGNKYLDMIFGDSSGEISARWWDCKEEDELEYVKNTLVKVKGIVAEWQGRKQIKVEKMRAANEQDGVNIGDFVPIAPWDPQDMYKELHEYTMKIGHTGIRDLVQFIICESGERILTFPAAMQNHHSVRSGLLYHTLTMLRAGEKLLEVYDFLNKDLLLAGIILHDIAKLDEINANPLGIASDYTMEGQLLGHIIQGVKRINQAARNTNLDARTAALLEHMVLAHHYEPEFGSPKRPMIPEAEILHYLDIIDARMFDMKKALEQVEEGEFTEKIWTLNNRKLYKPQHALVQADDQEQEE
- the infC gene encoding translation initiation factor IF-3, translating into MSKDLRINDEIRARDVRLVSEEGEQLGIVSIKEAMQIAGEKELDLVEIAPTAKPPVCKLMDYGKYKYEQAKKDKETRKKQKIVEIKEVKLRPNIETHDFETKARNAQRFLQDGDKVKVTIMFRGREIMHPEQGRVLCIRLAEFVGTDSTIEREPKVEGRNMVMILTPTNTKHD
- the rpmI gene encoding 50S ribosomal protein L35, whose translation is MPKMKTHRGAAKRFKKTGTGKIVRAHAYKRHILEKKSPKRKRNLRKSTIMHKTDAKRIERMIAYL
- the rplT gene encoding 50S ribosomal protein L20, with amino-acid sequence MARVKRGVRAHQRHKKILKLARGYRGRKSKLFKMAKQQVVKSMAYSFIHRKQRRRDFRRLWIARINAASRMNDISYSRLMYGLKQAGVFVNRKMLADLAINDPGAFTSLCDLAKGKLNEGPAVQANA
- a CDS encoding TrmH family RNA methyltransferase produces the protein MITSVRNEQVKHIVSLHQTKGRKTSQQFFAEGRRFVGEALMRSKRIEKIFYCPAKGSTWEREKLEELILEAGKLRIPAEEVSEDVMKRISATEEPQGILALINQEEYSWDDIQIEPDTILLILDGIRDPGNLGTILRASLAAGVKNVVLTRGTVDYYNPKVLRSSMGAVFSMCILQEIERPDIWAFCRQNHLNLVVSALEGQSVYRQKMDQSLPLALVIGSEANGVAPEFSEISPKKIMIPMQNNVESLNAALAAGILLFEIRRQADFLKNTK
- the pheS gene encoding phenylalanine--tRNA ligase subunit alpha, whose amino-acid sequence is MREEIKKIKEESLTLIQSGLTRDELQELKVKVMGKKGSLTALLKQLGSLSSEERPLVGQIINEVRASLEQAWDEKMKELEEQALLKRLEEEFLDITLPGIMMPRGHQHPLTKVIEEIEDIFIGMGFQIAEGPEIETDYYNFEALNLPKDHPARDMQDTFFITEEILLRTQTSPVQIRTMEKLCPGLPVKIIAPGKVFRNDDDATHSPMFHQVEGLLVDRGVRMSDLKGILLTFSRQMFGEDRQIRLRPSFFPFTEPSAEVDVSCMLCGGKGCKLCKGTGWIEILGAGMVHPKVLEAGGYDSVQVTGFAFGMGVERIAMLKYGIEDMRLLFDNDLRFLAQF